In Pseudomonas deceptionensis, a single window of DNA contains:
- the tatC gene encoding twin-arginine translocase subunit TatC has translation MSDKPEHDQPMPLVSHLTELRTRLLRCIAAIFIIFAGLFAFTQQIYTLVSTPLREYLPVGATMIATDVASPFLTPLKLTMMVSLFIAIPVILHQIWGFIAPGLYKHEKRIAVPLLVSSIFLFYAGMAFAYFLVFPLVFKFFAAATPEGVAMMTDISSYLDFVMTLFFAFGVAFEIPVAVVLLVWIGIVDVKYLRKIRPYVIIGCFVVGMILTPPDIFSQTLLAIPMWMLFEIGILFGSLISKNKRGEDPDEQPADNDAQPPAPQA, from the coding sequence ATGAGCGATAAGCCTGAACACGACCAGCCAATGCCGCTGGTTTCGCACCTGACCGAGCTGCGCACCCGCCTGCTGCGCTGCATCGCGGCGATTTTCATCATCTTTGCCGGGTTGTTCGCCTTCACGCAGCAGATCTACACCCTGGTCTCCACGCCGTTGCGTGAATACCTGCCGGTGGGCGCGACGATGATCGCAACCGACGTGGCCTCGCCGTTCCTCACGCCGCTCAAGCTGACCATGATGGTTTCGCTGTTTATTGCGATCCCGGTGATCCTGCACCAGATCTGGGGCTTTATCGCACCCGGCCTGTACAAGCACGAAAAGCGCATCGCCGTGCCATTGCTGGTCTCCAGCATCTTCCTGTTTTATGCCGGCATGGCGTTCGCCTACTTCCTGGTGTTCCCGCTGGTGTTCAAGTTCTTCGCCGCCGCCACCCCCGAAGGCGTAGCGATGATGACCGACATCAGCAGCTACCTTGATTTCGTCATGACCCTGTTTTTTGCCTTTGGCGTGGCCTTTGAAATCCCGGTGGCCGTGGTGCTGCTGGTATGGATCGGCATCGTCGACGTCAAATACCTGCGCAAGATCCGCCCGTACGTGATCATCGGCTGCTTCGTGGTTGGCATGATCCTGACCCCGCCGGACATCTTCTCGCAAACCTTGCTGGCGATCCCGATGTGGATGCTGTTTGAAATCGGCATCCTGTTTGGCAGCCTGATCAGCAAAAACAAGCGCGGTGAAGACCCGGACGAACAACCGGCAGACAACGACGCCCAACCGCCAGCGCCACAAGCGTGA
- a CDS encoding amino acid ABC transporter ATP-binding protein, whose product MIEVRELVKVFDTRGHIVRAVDNVSTTVAQGEVLVVIGPSGSGKSTFLRCLNGLEDFDSGSVSIDGLDLANPKTDVNAYRREVGMVFQHFNLFPHMTVLENLCLAQKVVRKRGKAEREAKARALLEKVGIGQKANEFPSRLSGGQQQRVAIARALAMEPKVMLFDEPTSALDPEMVGEVLDVMKTLAREGMTMVCVTHEMGFAREVANRVLFFDHGKLLEDSNPQDFFNSPKDLRAQAFLRQVL is encoded by the coding sequence GTGATTGAAGTTCGCGAACTGGTAAAAGTCTTCGACACCCGCGGGCACATTGTTCGCGCGGTAGACAACGTCAGCACCACCGTCGCCCAGGGCGAAGTACTGGTGGTGATCGGCCCGTCGGGCTCGGGCAAGTCGACCTTTCTGCGCTGCCTCAATGGCCTGGAAGACTTCGACTCCGGCTCTGTCAGCATTGACGGTCTGGACCTGGCCAACCCCAAAACCGACGTCAATGCCTATCGGCGTGAAGTCGGCATGGTGTTCCAGCATTTCAACCTGTTCCCGCACATGACCGTGCTCGAAAACCTGTGCCTGGCGCAGAAGGTCGTGCGCAAGCGTGGCAAGGCCGAGCGCGAAGCCAAGGCCCGTGCGCTGCTGGAGAAGGTCGGTATCGGGCAGAAGGCCAATGAGTTCCCGTCACGCCTCTCGGGCGGTCAGCAACAGCGCGTGGCGATTGCCCGTGCGCTGGCGATGGAACCCAAGGTGATGTTGTTTGACGAACCCACCTCGGCGCTGGACCCGGAGATGGTCGGCGAAGTACTGGACGTCATGAAGACCCTGGCCCGCGAAGGCATGACCATGGTCTGTGTGACCCACGAAATGGGCTTTGCCCGCGAAGTGGCGAACCGCGTGTTGTTCTTTGACCATGGCAAGTTGCTGGAAGACTCCAACCCGCAAGACTTCTTCAACTCGCCCAAAGACCTGCGCGCCCAGGCGTTTTTGCGGCAGGTGCTTTAA
- a CDS encoding transporter substrate-binding domain-containing protein, protein MKKFLSKLMFGVTALLAVSAAHAGAIDDAVKRGTLKVGMDPTYMPFEMTNKRGQIIGFEVDLLKAMAKSMGVKLELVSTGYDGIIPALMTNKFDMIGSGMTLTQERNLRLNFSEPFIVVGQTLLIRKELEDKIKSYKDLNDPQYRLTSKIGTTGEIVARKLISKAQYHGYDNEPEGVLDVVNGKADAFIYDAPYNVVAVNKFGNGKLVFLDKPFTYEPLAFGLKKGDYDSINYINNFLHQIHEDGTYDRIHDKWFKDTAWLKDME, encoded by the coding sequence ATGAAGAAGTTTCTATCGAAACTGATGTTCGGTGTCACTGCACTACTGGCGGTCAGCGCCGCCCATGCAGGCGCCATTGATGACGCGGTCAAGCGCGGCACCTTGAAGGTGGGCATGGACCCGACCTATATGCCGTTCGAAATGACCAACAAGCGTGGCCAGATCATTGGTTTCGAAGTTGACCTGCTCAAAGCCATGGCCAAGTCCATGGGCGTCAAGCTGGAGCTGGTTTCCACCGGTTATGACGGCATCATCCCGGCCCTGATGACCAACAAGTTCGACATGATCGGCAGCGGCATGACCCTGACCCAGGAGCGCAACCTGCGCCTGAACTTCAGCGAACCCTTTATCGTTGTGGGCCAGACCCTGCTCATTCGCAAAGAACTTGAAGACAAGATCAAATCCTACAAAGACCTCAACGACCCGCAATACCGCCTGACGTCCAAGATCGGCACCACGGGTGAAATCGTGGCTCGCAAGCTGATCTCCAAAGCCCAGTACCACGGCTACGACAACGAGCCAGAAGGTGTTCTGGACGTGGTTAACGGCAAGGCTGATGCCTTCATCTACGACGCGCCTTACAACGTTGTAGCGGTGAACAAGTTCGGTAACGGCAAGCTGGTGTTCCTCGACAAGCCGTTCACCTACGAGCCGCTGGCCTTCGGTCTGAAGAAAGGCGACTACGACAGCATCAACTACATCAACAACTTCCTGCACCAGATCCACGAAGACGGCACCTACGATCGCATCCATGACAAGTGGTTCAAAGACACCGCCTGGCTCAAAGACATGGAATAA
- a CDS encoding 16S rRNA (uracil(1498)-N(3))-methyltransferase, translating into MNLLLLEEADFIAADRVILRDRRLTHMQEVHRAAVGDSLRVGRIGGLMGSAELVRLEAKEAELVIHSLDQPPPAKLPLTLLLALPRPKMLRRVLQTVASMGVPKVILVNSYRVEKSFWQTPFLEPEAIREQLILGLEQSRDSVLPEIIIEKRFKPFVEDRLPALVEGTLGLVGHPGDYPACPRGLDEAVTLAIGPEGGWIPYEIDLLAKTGLQPVQLGARILRVETAVTALLARLF; encoded by the coding sequence GTGAACCTGCTGCTCCTCGAAGAGGCTGATTTCATTGCCGCCGACCGTGTGATCCTGCGCGATCGGCGCCTGACTCACATGCAGGAAGTTCACCGTGCCGCTGTCGGCGACAGCCTGCGCGTCGGCCGGATTGGCGGATTGATGGGCAGCGCCGAGCTGGTGCGCCTTGAGGCTAAGGAAGCCGAACTGGTTATCCACAGCCTTGACCAGCCGCCCCCGGCCAAACTGCCCCTGACCCTGTTGCTGGCCCTGCCGCGCCCGAAAATGCTGCGTCGGGTGCTGCAAACCGTGGCCTCGATGGGCGTGCCCAAGGTCATCCTGGTCAACAGTTACCGGGTTGAAAAAAGCTTCTGGCAGACCCCGTTTCTGGAGCCCGAAGCCATTCGTGAGCAACTGATTCTTGGCCTTGAGCAATCACGTGACAGCGTCTTGCCCGAGATCATTATCGAAAAGCGCTTCAAGCCCTTTGTAGAAGACCGACTGCCGGCACTGGTCGAAGGCACGCTGGGTCTGGTTGGCCATCCGGGTGATTACCCGGCCTGCCCGCGCGGGCTGGACGAGGCGGTCACCCTGGCCATCGGCCCGGAAGGTGGCTGGATCCCTTACGAAATCGACTTGCTGGCCAAGACAGGTCTGCAACCGGTGCAACTGGGTGCGCGCATCCTGCGGGTCGAAACCGCCGTTACCGCTCTGCTCGCACGCCTGTTCTAG
- a CDS encoding methyl-accepting chemotaxis protein, which translates to MYRQLAQLLGNISVKRKLSLGFGLVLVLTLLITATGWNGLVSVIDRGDKLANISKIIGLTKDLRIARLEYERQPGENTLADVTHQLTELDNALELSHAQLVAPEDLTLVEQQLNAVTEYKRAFADLIQGSRPGDQAVERMHQQGNVLIEQSQKLSALQTAKRNTESQQATNLLIGCALLALVLGFIAAWVITRQIVIPLQRTLKTVEQIASGDLTHDHPTNRRDELGQLQQAIQRMTTGLRELISGISDGVTQIASAAEELSAVTEQTSAGVNNQKVETDQVATAMHEMAATVQEVARNAEEASEAAVAADQQAREGDKVVAEAISQIEKLAIEVGHSTEAMGHLKRESDKIGSVLDVIKSVAQQTNLLALNAAIEAARAGEAGRGFAVVADEVRSLAQRTQKSTEEIEELIAGLQSGTQQVSSSMDSSRALTDNSVELTRRAGESLGNITRTVSTIQGMNQQIAAAAEQQSAVADEINRSVLNVRDVSEQTAAASEETAASSIELARLGTHLQALVGRFKV; encoded by the coding sequence ATGTACCGTCAGTTGGCCCAACTGCTCGGCAACATAAGCGTCAAACGTAAACTCAGCCTGGGCTTCGGCCTGGTACTCGTGTTGACCTTATTGATCACCGCCACCGGCTGGAATGGCCTGGTGTCCGTGATCGACCGGGGTGACAAGCTGGCCAACATCTCGAAAATCATCGGGCTGACCAAAGACCTGCGCATTGCCCGCCTGGAATATGAGCGCCAGCCCGGGGAAAACACCCTTGCCGACGTCACCCACCAGTTGACCGAACTGGACAACGCGCTGGAGCTCTCACATGCACAGCTGGTAGCTCCCGAAGACCTGACCCTGGTCGAGCAGCAACTCAACGCCGTGACTGAGTACAAGCGCGCCTTCGCTGACCTCATTCAGGGCTCCCGGCCCGGTGACCAGGCCGTTGAGCGCATGCACCAGCAGGGCAATGTCCTGATCGAGCAGAGCCAAAAGCTTTCGGCGCTGCAAACAGCCAAACGCAACACCGAAAGCCAGCAAGCCACCAACCTGCTGATCGGTTGTGCGCTGCTGGCGCTGGTACTGGGCTTCATTGCCGCCTGGGTCATTACCCGCCAGATTGTGATCCCGCTGCAGCGCACGCTGAAAACCGTTGAGCAGATCGCATCCGGCGACCTGACCCATGACCACCCGACCAACCGCCGCGACGAACTGGGCCAGCTACAGCAAGCCATTCAACGGATGACCACCGGTCTGCGCGAGTTGATTAGCGGCATCAGCGACGGCGTGACACAAATCGCCAGCGCGGCCGAAGAGCTCTCGGCGGTGACCGAGCAGACCAGCGCCGGGGTCAACAACCAGAAGGTCGAAACCGATCAGGTCGCCACCGCCATGCATGAAATGGCTGCGACGGTTCAGGAAGTGGCTCGCAATGCCGAAGAGGCCAGCGAAGCTGCAGTCGCTGCCGACCAGCAGGCCCGCGAAGGCGACAAAGTGGTCGCCGAAGCCATCTCCCAGATAGAGAAGTTGGCGATCGAAGTTGGTCACTCCACCGAGGCCATGGGCCATCTCAAGCGTGAAAGCGACAAGATTGGCAGCGTGCTGGACGTGATCAAGTCCGTCGCCCAGCAAACCAACCTGCTGGCCCTCAACGCGGCCATCGAGGCTGCGCGGGCCGGTGAAGCCGGTCGCGGGTTTGCGGTGGTCGCGGACGAGGTGCGCAGCCTGGCGCAGCGCACGCAAAAATCCACCGAGGAGATCGAAGAGCTGATTGCGGGCCTGCAAAGTGGCACCCAGCAAGTGTCGAGCAGCATGGACAGCAGCCGCGCCCTGACCGACAACAGCGTTGAGCTGACCCGTCGCGCAGGCGAGTCTCTGGGCAATATCACCCGCACGGTGTCGACGATTCAGGGCATGAACCAGCAGATCGCGGCCGCGGCCGAGCAGCAAAGTGCTGTGGCCGATGAGATCAACCGCAGTGTGTTGAATGTGCGTGATGTGTCCGAGCAAACCGCCGCGGCCAGCGAAGAGACTGCCGCGTCCAGCATTGAGCTGGCGCGTCTGGGTACGCATCTTCAAGCATTGGTTGGGCGGTTCAAGGTTTAA
- a CDS encoding amino acid ABC transporter permease, which translates to MKQKKAQWPWHVLTVLVLIGLAGALYYATSLMSYEWRWNRVPQYFAYQAEEAQRAAEASTVIELVRKGDAAEVVLRGEDGKEQRVTVADNSLQVAEGDDVAEGDVIGVNRHWAAGPLLWGLWTTVWLSLVSGVLGLIIGLATGLCRLSNNPTLRDLSTLYVELVRGTPLLVQIFIFYFFIGTVLNLSREFAGIAALSLFTGAYVAEIVRSGVQSIARGQNEAARSLGLNSSQSMRYVVLPQAFKRVLPPLAGQFISLVKDTSLVSVIAITELLKSGREVITTSFSPFEILFCVAGLYLLINLPLSHFASRLERRLAQSD; encoded by the coding sequence ATCAAACAAAAAAAAGCCCAGTGGCCCTGGCACGTATTGACCGTGCTGGTGCTCATCGGCCTGGCGGGGGCGTTGTATTACGCCACCTCATTGATGTCCTACGAGTGGCGCTGGAACCGGGTGCCGCAGTACTTCGCCTATCAGGCCGAAGAAGCCCAGCGTGCCGCTGAAGCCTCGACCGTTATCGAGCTGGTGCGCAAAGGCGATGCCGCTGAAGTGGTATTGCGTGGCGAAGATGGCAAAGAACAGCGCGTAACCGTTGCCGATAACAGCCTGCAAGTGGCTGAGGGCGACGATGTGGCCGAAGGCGACGTGATTGGCGTTAACCGCCATTGGGCAGCAGGGCCGCTGCTCTGGGGCCTGTGGACCACGGTCTGGTTGTCGCTGGTTTCTGGCGTATTGGGTTTGATCATCGGGCTGGCCACCGGCCTGTGCCGTTTGTCGAATAACCCGACCCTGCGCGACCTCTCGACGCTGTACGTCGAACTGGTGCGCGGCACGCCGCTGCTGGTACAGATTTTTATCTTCTACTTCTTTATTGGCACCGTACTCAACCTGTCCCGCGAGTTTGCCGGTATTGCCGCGCTGTCGTTGTTCACCGGCGCTTACGTGGCTGAAATCGTGCGTTCGGGTGTGCAGTCCATCGCCCGCGGGCAAAACGAAGCCGCTCGCTCGCTGGGGCTCAACAGCAGCCAGTCGATGCGCTACGTCGTGTTGCCGCAAGCGTTCAAACGTGTGCTGCCGCCGCTGGCCGGGCAATTTATCAGCCTGGTCAAAGACACCTCGCTGGTGTCGGTGATCGCCATTACCGAGCTGCTCAAAAGCGGCCGTGAAGTCATCACCACCTCGTTTTCGCCGTTCGAAATCCTGTTCTGCGTTGCGGGCCTGTACCTGTTGATCAACCTGCCGCTGTCGCATTTCGCCAGCCGGCTTGAGCGGAGGCTCGCGCAAAGTGATTGA
- the tatB gene encoding Sec-independent protein translocase protein TatB, producing MFGISFSELLLVGLVALLVLGPERLPGAARTAGLWIGRLKRSFNAIKQEVEREIGADEIRRQLHNEHILSMEEEAKKILAPLQDAVKPLTPTEPPVSTAPVEPASPAPVSLSKTASDPAPQPAAPHDPTLPPRAP from the coding sequence ATGTTCGGTATCAGCTTCAGTGAACTGCTGCTCGTTGGCCTGGTGGCCCTGCTGGTGCTCGGCCCCGAGCGCCTGCCGGGTGCCGCGCGCACGGCGGGCCTGTGGATCGGGCGCCTGAAACGCAGTTTCAATGCGATCAAACAGGAAGTTGAACGTGAAATCGGCGCCGACGAAATTCGTCGGCAGCTGCACAACGAACACATTCTGTCGATGGAAGAGGAAGCCAAGAAGATTCTGGCTCCGCTGCAGGACGCCGTGAAGCCATTAACGCCGACCGAGCCTCCCGTCAGCACAGCGCCTGTCGAGCCAGCGAGCCCCGCGCCCGTGAGCCTGAGCAAAACCGCGTCCGACCCTGCGCCTCAACCGGCAGCGCCACACGACCCTACCCTGCCACCGCGAGCCCCTTAA